The following proteins are co-located in the Prinia subflava isolate CZ2003 ecotype Zambia chromosome 16, Cam_Psub_1.2, whole genome shotgun sequence genome:
- the LOC134559270 gene encoding protocadherin alpha-13-like has translation MGSRWCAALLRVLVLQAAWALAGGQVRYSVAEEAKAGTVVGRLSQDLGLEAGEAEARRLRLVAQGRRASVELSGASGALLVSSRLDREELCGKSAPCALRLEVLLERPLRVFHVELEVTDINDNAPIFSVARKNLSIAELTTLPGTRFPLEGASDADIGANAQLSYTLSPSEHFSLDLQKSNERNIEPELVLTKSLDRETIPVHRLVLTASDGGRPSLTGTMELVISVLDVNDNAPQFNQSVYKVQLPENATEGTLVTRVNATDADEGINSEVTYAVTNFIPPSGKDVISVNPKTGEIHLTGALDFEEVNIFDFPIEARDQGWAPLSSHCKVVLEVLDVNDNAPEVRVTSLSVPVAEDAAVGTVVAVLSVSDRDSGANGRVRCWVWPASPFGVEATFSGSYSLVLREALDRERVSEYEVEVRAEDGGAPALRASRGLRVPVSDVNDNAPAFAQAVYTVLARENNAAGAELARLWARDPDEAGNGRVSYSLWEGGAGALSSPSSWSGAAGGGWRPASSYVSVDAESGRVWALQPLDYEELQVLQFEVRAVDAGEPPLSGNATVQLFVLDENDNAPALLPPPAGSAAEAGGAAAEAAAAGWGSGTLWAWAAWGAPAGQVVAKIRAVDADSGYNAWLRYELREARPKGPFRVGLYSGEVSTARPLDEADGARHTLLIVVRDHGEPARSATATLSVSLLEAAEAALAAAAGSSSSSSSWRAAPGAETGPGGASAATNVWLVVAICAVSSLFLLAVVLYAAARWAPRAAVLSAPGPTTLVCASEVGSWSYSQRHSRSLCVADGAAKSDLMVFSPNFPPPPPGAAPKDPQPEPSALLHTVSANPLLTSRLFSPLPLFSSAHSRPLVGSGL, from the coding sequence atGGGCTCGCGTTGGTGCGCGGCGCTGCTgcgggtgctggtgctgcaggcggCCTGGGCGCTGGCGGGCGGGCAGGTGCGGTACTCGGTGGCGGAGGAAGCCAAGGCCGGCACGGTGGTGGGCCGTCTTTCGCAGGACCTGGGGCTGGAGGCGGGCGAGGCGGAGGCGCGGCGGCTGCGGCTGGTGGCGCAGGGCCGGCGGGCGAGCGTGGAGCTGAGCGGGGCGAGCGGCGCGCTGCTGGTGAGCTCGCGGCTCGACCGGGAGGAGCTGTGCGGCAAGAGCGCGCCGTGCGCGCTGCgcctggaggtgctgctggagcgGCCGCTGCGCGTCTTCCATGTGGAGCTGGAGGTCACCGACATCAACGACAATGCCCCCATCTTCAGCGTCGCCCGAAAAAACCTCAGCATCGCGGAACTCACCACCCTGCCCGGGACTCGTTTCCCTCTGGAGGGCGCGTCGGATGCGGATATCGGAGCGAACGCGCAGCTCTCCTACACACTCAGCCCCAGCGAGCATTTCTCTCTGGATTTACAAAAATCGAATGAGCGAAACATTGAACCCGAACTTGTTTTAACGAAATCTCTGGACCGCGAGACGATTCCCGTTCACCGATTGGTGCTCACGGCGAGTGACGGGGGCCGGCCGTCTCTGACAGGCACGATGGAACTCGTGATCTCGGTGCTGGATGTGAACGACAACGCGCCCCAGTTCAACCAGTCCGTGTACAAAGTGCAGCTGCCGGAGAACGCTACAGAGGGGACGCTGGTGACGAGGGTGAACGCCACAGATGCGGACGAGGGAATTAACAGTGAGGTGACCTATGCCGTGACGAACTTCATTCCGCCCAGTGGAAAAGATGTGATTTCCGTCAATCCCAAGACAGGGGAAATTCATCTGACGGGCGCTTTAGACTTTGAGGAAGTGAATATATTTGATTTTCCTATTGAGGCCAGGGACCAAGGTTGGGCCCCGCTGTCGAGTCACTGCAAGgtggtgctggaggtgctggatgTGAACGACAACGCGCCCGAGGTGCGGGTGACGTCGCTGTCGGTGCCGGTGGCGGAGGACGCGGCGGTGGGGACGGTGGTGGCGGTGCTGAGCGTGTCGGACCGGGACTCGGGGGCGAACGGGCGCGTGCGGTGCTGGGTGTGGCCGGCGTCGCCGTTCGGTGTGGAGGCGACGTTCTCGGGCTCGTACTCGCTGGTGCTGCGCGAGGCGCTGGACCGGGAGCGGGTGTCGGAGTACGAGGTGGAGGTGCGTGCGGAGGACGGCGGGGCGCCGGCGCTGCGCGCCAGCCGCGGGCTGCGGGTGCCCGTGTCGGACGTGAACGACAACGCGCCGGCGTTCGCGCAGGCCGTGTACACGGTGCTGGCGCGGGAGAACAACGCGGCGGGCGCCGAGCTGGCGCGGCTGTGGGCGCGGGACCCGGACGAGGCGGGCAACGGGCGCGTCAGCTACTCGCTGTGGGAGGGCGGCGCGGGCGCGCTGTCGTCGCCGTCGTCGTGgtcgggggcggcgggcggcgggtgGCGGCCGGCGTCGAGCTACGTGTCGGTGGACGCGGAGAGCGGGCGCGTGTGGGCGCTGCAGCCCTTGGACTacgaggagctgcaggtgctgcagttcGAGGTGCGCGCGGTGGACGCGGGCGAGCCGCCGCTGAGCGGCAACGCCACGGTGCAGCTGTTCGTGCTGGACGAGAACGACAACGCGccggcgctgctgccgccgcccgcgggcTCGGCGGCCgaggcgggcggcgcggcggccgaggcggcggcggcgggctgggGCTCGGGCACGCTGTGGGCGTGGGCGGCGTGGGGGGCGCCGGCGGGCCAGGTGGTGGCCAAGATCCGCGCCGTGGACGCCGACTCGGGCTACAACGCGTGGCTGCGCTACGAGCTGCGGGAGGCGCGGCCCAAGGGCCCGTTCCGCGTGGGGCTCTACAGCGGCGAGGTGAGCACGGCGCGGCCGCTGGACGAGGCGGACGGCGCTCGCCACACGCTGCTCATCGTGGTGCGCGACCACGGCGAGCCGGCGCGCTCGGCCACGGCCACGCTCAGCGTGTCGCTGCTGGAGGCGGCCGAGGCGGCGCTGGCCGCGGCCGCGGGATCGTCGTCGTCGTCGTCGTCGTggcgggcggcgccgggcgcCGAGACGGGGCCCGGCGGAGCGAGTGCGGCCACCAACGTGTGGCTGGTGGTGGCCATCTGCGCCGTGTCGAGCCTGTTCCTGCTGGCCGTGGTGCTGTACGCGGCGGCGCGCTGGGCGCCGCGGGCGGCCGTGCTGTCGGCGCCCGGGCCCACCACGCTGGTGTGCGCCAGCGAAGTGGGCAGCTGGTCGTACTCGCAGCGCCACAGCCGCAGCCTGTGCGTGGCGGACGGCGCGGCCAAGAGCGACCTCATGGTTTTCAGCCCCAACTtccctccgccgccgcccggcgccGCGCCCAAGGACCCGCAGCCGGAGCCCTCCGCTCTCCTCCACACGGTCAGTGCCAATCCCTTGCTCACGTCTcgccttttttctcctctgcctcttttctcctctgcGCATTCTCGCCCCTTGGTTGGTTCTGGCTTGTAG
- the LOC134559269 gene encoding protocadherin alpha-3-like: protein MGSRWCAALLRVLVLQAAWALAGGQVRYSVAEEAKAGTVVGRLSQDLGLEAGEAEARRLRLVAQGRRASVELSGASGALLVSSRLDREELCGKSAPCALRLEVLLERPLRVFHVELEVTDINDNAPIFPAARKNLSIAESSVPGSRFPLEGASDADIGANAQLSYTLSPSEHFTLDVKSSDENRKSLFLVLAKSLDRETIPVHRLVLTASDGGRPSLTGTMELEISVLDANDNAPQFNQSVYKVQLPENATEGTLVVHVNATDPDEGSNKEFSYSILSSIPAGNKELFTIDAKTGEIRLTGTLDFEKVCLHELQIEATDKGTPPLSGHCSVELEVLDVNDNAPEVRVTSLSVPVAEDAAVGTVVAVLSVSDRDSGANGRVRCWVWPASPFGVEATFSGSYSLVLREALDRERVSEYEVEVRAEDGGAPALRASRGLRVPVSDVNDNAPAFAQAVYTVLARENNAAGAELARLWARDPDEAGNGRVSYSLWEGGAGALSPSSWSGAAGGGWRPASSYVSVDAESGRVWALQPLDYEELQVLQFEVRAVDAGEPPLSGNATVQLFVLDENDNAPALLPPPAGSAAEAGGAAAEAAAAGWGSGTLWAWAAWGAPAGQVVAKIRAVDADSGYNAWLRYELREARPKGPFRVGLYSGEVSTARPLDEADGARHTLLIVVRDHGEPARSATATLSVSLLEAAEAALAVAAGSSSSSSSSAWRAAPGAETGPSGASAATNVWLVVAICAVSSLFLLAVVLYAAARWAPRAAVLSAPGPTTLVCASEVGSWSYSQRHSRSLCVADGAAKSDLMVFSPNFPPPPPGAAPKDPQPEPSALLHTFLFGAGLRPRSAGAVRV from the exons atGGGCTCGCGTTGGTGTGCGGCGCTGCTgcgggtgctggtgctgcaggcggCCTGGGCGCTGGCGGGCGGGCAGGTGCGGTACTCGGTGGCGGAGGAAGCCAAGGCCGGCACGGTGGTGGGCCGTCTTTCGCAGGACCTGGGGCTGGAGGCGGGCGAGGCGGAGGCGCGGCGGCTGCGGCTGGTGGCGCAGGGCCGGCGGGCGAGCGTGGAGCTGAGCGGGGCGAGCGGCGCGCTGCTGGTGAGCTCGCGGCTCGACCGGGAGGAGCTGTGCGGCAAGAGCGCGCCGTGCGCGCTGCgcctggaggtgctgctggagcgGCCGCTGCGCGTCTTCCATGTGGAGCTGGAGGTCACCGACATCAACGACAATGCCCCCATCTTCCCCGCCGCCCGAAAAAACCTCAGCATCGCGGAATCATCGGTGCCGGGGTCTCGTTTCCCTCTGGAGGGCGCGTCGGATGCGGATATCGGAGCGAACGCGCAGCTCTCCTACACACTCAGCCCCAGCGAGCATTTTACACTCGATGTTAAATCGTCTGATGAAAACAGGAAATCTCTCTTTCTGGTGCTCGCAAAGTCGTTAGACCGCGAGACGATTCCCGTTCACCGATTGGTGCTGACGGCGAGTGACGGGGGCCGGCCGTCTCTGACGGGCACCATGGAGCTGGAGATCTCGGTGCTGGATGCGAACGACAACGCGCCCCAGTTCAACCAGTCCGTGTACAAAGTGCAGCTGCCGGAGAACGCTACAGAGGGGACGCTTGTAGTGCATGTGAATGCCACGGATCCGGACGAAGGAAGCAATAAGGAGTTTTCTTACAGCATCTTGAGTTCGATTCCTGCCGGTAACAAAGAGCTCTTTACCATTGACGCCAAGACTGGCGAAATCAGATTGACGGGTACTTTGGACTTCGAAAAAGTTTGTTTACACGAATTGCAAATCGAAGCGACAGATAAAGGAACACCCCCATTGTCGGGTCATTGCAGCgtggagctggaggtgctggacGTGAACGACAACGCGCCCGAGGTGCGGGTGACGTCGCTGTCGGTGCCGGTGGCGGAGGACGCGGCGGTGGGGACGGTGGTGGCGGTGCTGAGCGTGTCGGACCGGGACTCGGGGGCGAACGGGCGCGTGCGGTGCTGGGTGTGGCCGGCGTCGCCGTTCGGTGTGGAGGCGACGTTCTCGGGCTCGTACTCGCTGGTGCTGCGCGAGGCGCTGGACCGGGAGCGGGTGTCGGAGTACGAGGTGGAGGTGCGTGCGGAGGACGGCGGGGCGCCGGCGCTGCGCGCCAGCCGCGGGCTGCGGGTGCCCGTGTCGGACGTGAACGACAACGCGCCGGCGTTCGCGCAGGCCGTGTACACGGTGCTGGCGCGGGAGAACAACGCGGCGGGCGCCGAGCTGGCGCGGCTGTGGGCGCGGGACCCGGACGAGGCGGGCAACGGGCGCGTCAGCTACTCGCTGTGGGAGGGCGGCGCGGGCGCGCTGTCGCCGTCGTCGTGgtcgggggcggcgggcggcgggtgGCGGCCGGCGTCGAGCTACGTGTCGGTGGACGCGGAGAGCGGGCGCGTGTGGGCGCTGCAGCCCTTGGACTacgaggagctgcaggtgctgcagttcGAGGTGCGCGCGGTGGACGCGGGCGAGCCGCCGCTGAGCGGCAACGCCACGGTGCAGCTGTTCGTGCTGGACGAGAACGACAACGCGccggcgctgctgccgccgcccgcgggcTCGGCGGCCgaggcgggcggcgcggcggccgaggcggcggcggcgggctgggGCTCGGGCACGCTGTGGGCGTGGGCGGCGTGGGGGGCGCCGGCGGGCCAGGTGGTGGCCAAGATCCGCGCCGTGGACGCCGACTCGGGCTACAACGCGTGGCTGCGCTACGAGCTGCGGGAGGCGCGGCCCAAGGGCCCGTTCCGCGTGGGGCTCTACAGCGGCGAGGTGAGCACGGCGCGGCCGCTGGACGAGGCGGACGGCGCTCGCCACACGCTGCTCATCGTGGTGCGCGACCACGGCGAGCCGGCGCGCTCGGCCACGGCCACGCTCAGCGTGTCGCTGCTGGAGGCGGCCGAGGCGGCGCTGGCCGTGGCCGCGGGTTCGTCGTCGTCGTCGTCGTCGTCGGCGTggcgggcggcgccgggcgcCGAGACGGGGCCCAGCGGAGCGAGTGCGGCCACCAACGTGTGGCTGGTGGTGGCCATCTGCGCCGTGTCGAGCCTGTTCCTGCTGGCCGTGGTGCTGTACGCGGCGGCGCGCTGGGCGCCGCGGGCGGCCGTGCTGTCGGCGCCCGGGCCCACCACGCTGGTGTGCGCCAGCGAAGTGGGCAGCTGGTCGTACTCGCAGCGCCACAGCCGCAGCCTGTGCGTGGCGGACGGCGCGGCCAAGAGCGACCTCATGGTTTTCAGCCCCAACTtccctccgccgccgcccggcgccGCGCCCAAGGACCCGCAGCCGGAGCCCTCCGCTCTCCTCCACACG TTCCTGTTTGGAGCCGGGCTCCGCCCTCGCAGCGCGGGGGCGGTCCGTGTTTAA
- the LOC134559125 gene encoding protocadherin alpha-13-like, whose translation MGSRWCAALLRVLVLQAAWALAGGQVRYSVAEEAKAGTVVGRLSQDLGLEAGEAEARRLRLVAQGRRASVELSGASGALLVNSRLDREELCGKSAPCALRLEVLLERPLRVFHVELEVTDINDNAPIFPAARKNLSIAESSVPGSRFPLEGASDADIGANAQLSYTLSPSEHFSLDLQKSNERNIEPELVLTKSLDRETIPVHRLVLTASDGGRPSLTGTMELVISVLDVNDNAPQFNQSVYKVQLPENATEGTLVTRVNATDADEGINSEVTYAVTNFIPPSGKDVISVNPKTGEIHLTGALDFEEVNIFDFRIEARDQGWAPLSSHCKVVLEVLDVNDNAPEVRVTSLSVPVAEDAAVGTVVAVLSVSDRDSGANGRVRCWVWPASPFGVEATFSGSYSLVLREALDRERVSEYEVEVRAEDGGAPALRASRGLRVPVSDVNDNAPAFAQAVYTVLARENNAAGAELARLWARDPDEAGNGRVSYSLWEGGAGALSSPSSWSGAAGGGWRPASSYVSVDAESGRVWALQPLDYEELQVLQFEVRAVDAGEPPLSGNATVQLFVLDENDNAPALLPPPAGSAAEAGGAAAEAAAAGWGSGTLWAWAAWGAPAGQVVAKIRAVDADSGYNAWLRYELREARPKGPFRVGLYSGEVSTARPLDEADGARHTLLIVVRDHGEPARSATATLSVSLLEAAEAALAAAAGSSSSSSSWRAAPGAETGPGGASAATNVWLVVAICAVSSLFLLAVVLYAAARWAPRAAVLSAPGPTTLVCASEVGSWSYSQRHSRSLCVADGAAKSDLMVFSPNFPPPPPGAAPKDPQPEPSALLHTVSAPPLLTSRLFSPLPLLSSAHSRPLVGSGL comes from the coding sequence atGGGCTCGCGTTGGTGCGCGGCGCTGCTgcgggtgctggtgctgcaggcggCCTGGGCGCTGGCGGGCGGGCAGGTGCGGTACTCGGTGGCGGAGGAAGCCAAGGCCGGCACGGTGGTGGGCCGTCTTTCGCAGGACCTGGGGCTGGAGGCGGGCGAGGCGGAGGCGCGGCGGCTGCGGCTGGTGGCGCAGGGCCGGCGGGCGAGCGTGGAGCTGAGCGGGGCGAGCGGCGCGCTGCTGGTGAACTCGCGGCTCGACCGGGAGGAGCTGTGCGGCAAGAGCGCGCCGTGCGCGCTGCgcctggaggtgctgctggagcgGCCGCTGCGCGTCTTCCATGTGGAGCTGGAGGTCACCGACATCAACGACAATGCCCCCATCTTCCCCGCCGCCCGAAAAAACCTCAGCATCGCGGAATCATCGGTGCCGGGGTCTCGTTTCCCTCTGGAGGGCGCGTCGGATGCGGATATCGGAGCGAACGCGCAGCTCTCCTACACACTCAGCCCCAGCGAGCATTTCTCTCTGGATTTACAAAAATCGAATGAGCGAAACATTGAACCCGAACTTGTTTTAACGAAATCTCTGGACCGCGAGACGATTCCCGTTCACCGATTGGTGCTCACGGCGAGTGACGGGGGCCGGCCGTCTCTGACAGGCACGATGGAACTCGTGATCTCGGTGCTGGATGTGAACGACAACGCGCCCCAGTTCAACCAGTCCGTGTACAAAGTGCAGCTGCCGGAGAACGCTACAGAGGGGACGCTGGTGACGAGGGTGAACGCCACAGATGCGGACGAGGGAATTAACAGTGAGGTGACCTATGCCGTGACGAACTTCATTCCGCCCAGTGGAAAAGATGTGATTTCCGTCAATCCCAAGACAGGGGAAATTCATCTGACGGGCGCTTTAGACTTTGAGGAAGTGAATATATTTGATTTTCGTATTGAGGCCAGGGACCAAGGTTGGGCCCCGCTGTCGAGTCACTGCAAGgtggtgctggaggtgctggatgTGAACGACAACGCGCCCGAGGTGCGGGTGACGTCGCTGTCGGTGCCGGTGGCGGAGGACGCGGCGGTGGGGACGGTGGTGGCGGTGCTGAGCGTGTCGGACCGGGACTCGGGGGCGAACGGGCGCGTGCGGTGCTGGGTGTGGCCGGCGTCGCCGTTCGGTGTGGAGGCGACGTTCTCGGGCTCGTACTCGCTGGTGCTGCGCGAGGCGCTGGACCGGGAGCGGGTGTCGGAGTACGAGGTGGAGGTGCGTGCGGAGGACGGCGGGGCGCCGGCGCTGCGCGCCAGCCGCGGGCTGCGGGTGCCCGTGTCGGACGTGAACGACAACGCGCCGGCGTTCGCGCAGGCCGTGTACACGGTGCTGGCGCGGGAGAACAACGCGGCGGGCGCCGAGCTGGCGCGGCTGTGGGCGCGGGACCCGGACGAGGCGGGCAACGGGCGCGTCAGCTACTCGCTGTGGGAGGGCGGCGCGGGCGCGCTGTCGTCGCCGTCGTCGTGgtcgggggcggcgggcggcgggtgGCGGCCGGCGTCGAGCTACGTGTCGGTGGACGCGGAGAGCGGGCGCGTGTGGGCGCTGCAGCCCTTGGACTacgaggagctgcaggtgctgcagttcGAGGTGCGCGCGGTGGACGCGGGCGAGCCGCCGCTGAGCGGCAACGCCACGGTGCAGCTGTTCGTGCTGGACGAGAACGACAACGCGccggcgctgctgccgccgcccgcgggcTCGGCGGCCgaggcgggcggcgcggcggccgaggcggcggcggcgggctgggGCTCGGGCACGCTGTGGGCGTGGGCGGCGTGGGGGGCGCCGGCGGGCCAGGTGGTGGCCAAGATCCGCGCCGTGGACGCCGACTCGGGCTACAACGCGTGGCTGCGCTACGAGCTGCGGGAGGCGCGGCCCAAGGGCCCGTTCCGCGTGGGGCTCTACAGCGGCGAGGTGAGCACGGCGCGGCCGCTGGACGAGGCGGACGGCGCTCGCCACACGCTGCTCATCGTGGTGCGCGACCACGGCGAGCCGGCGCGCTCGGCCACGGCCACGCTCAGCGTGTCGCTGCTGGAGGCGGCCGAGGCGGCGCTGGCCGCGGCCGCGGGATCGTCGTCGTCGTCGTCGTCGTggcgggcggcgccgggcgcCGAGACGGGGCCCGGCGGAGCGAGTGCGGCCACCAACGTGTGGCTGGTGGTGGCCATCTGCGCCGTGTCGAGCCTGTTCCTGCTGGCCGTGGTGCTGTACGCGGCGGCGCGCTGGGCGCCGCGGGCGGCCGTGCTGTCGGCGCCCGGGCCCACCACGCTGGTGTGCGCCAGCGAAGTGGGCAGCTGGTCGTACTCGCAGCGCCACAGCCGCAGCCTGTGCGTGGCGGACGGCGCGGCCAAGAGCGACCTCATGGTTTTCAGCCCCAACTtccctccgccgccgccgggcgCCGCGCCCAAGGACCCGCAGCCGGAGCCCTCCGCTCTCCTCCACACGGTCAGTGCTCCTCCCTTGCTCACGTCTcgccttttttctcctctgcctctttTGTCCTCTGCGCATTCTCGCCCCTTGGTTGGTTCTGGCTTGTAG